The Bacteroidota bacterium genomic sequence TTGAAAACGATACGCCATGTAATCGCTCAGCGCATACTTCATGCTTCCCATGAATGCCAACGCCTCGATACTTAGTTGTGGAATATAATCAGCTGACTGGATTCCATCCATCTCCCCCACTGCCTCGGCTGCCGGCTGATTAACGTATCGATCTACGCGCTCCCTTTTCATGTCCCGGTCCATCAACCTGAAATAATTGATGGTTTTGTGATAGGTAAACGCTTCCTCTGAGATTAGCGATGCGTTGAAGAGCGAGTCGAGAAAGATATTCTCGCGCATTGTTTCGTCCAGGTCCTGCTGGGTGACACTGGTCACATGGTTCAGGAAGTTTGCCTCCTCTTCTTCCTTGGTCCAGTTCGGGTCAAACGCAAACTCAAACATGTAGAGTCGAACCGGCACCTTACGTTCATACATTTCCTCCCACGATGCCAGGTTATAGTTTAAATCATACGGCAGCACCGCTCTATTGAGTACTTCGGCGTGGGGTTTAAACCTGTCGTATGTAAACCGCACCGTATCACCTTGCTGCACAATGAAGTGAAGCAGCGAGTACGTCACAGGGCCATCTTCATCATCCTGATAAGGATAGGTATGCGTTAGTTCAAGTACCTCCCGGTTTGTAAAAATGGTAAGCGTATCGCCGGTCTGATTGGGCCGGAGGCTCCGTTTAATCCGATGGTCGTCTACATACTGCGCGATGCCTTCGGGCAGGTTCTGTCTGAAATCCGGATGTGCGCCAAAGATGAGGGAGATTGCGCCAGGTTTTTCTTCGGGTGCAACGTCGGGTTTTGGTGCGCAGCCGACAAGGAGGACCAAGAGACACAGGTATCGCATATGGGCATTCAAGTGTGACAAAGGGTACAAGTTATGTTTTTACCAGTTGGTAATGCATAACCGACTACCTAAATAGAGTCTTGAGAATGGGTTTTGTTGTTTTTTTGACCAGGCTTGCACACCATCGATGTGAACATACTGTCTGGATATGTCGTCATATGTTATAGGCAAACATTCCTTCCCCGGCTACTGAACTTGCGTTTCCGATGAGATACCTGGCTTTGATATTTCTGTTACTCGGCTGCACGGCAAGCCAGCCAACGAATAATACTTATGCATCGTCCGAGGGTTGTGACAATCCCAATTGTGATCCGGAGCTGACCTTAAAGATAACGCATGGTTTTGTCGACCCGGTTACAAACAGTTATACGCTCGCGGGATATGTCTATGGCTATATCAACGGTGAAACGCAGGGATTGGCAAATGCACGCGTGTTGTTTAATGCAGTAGAGGCCATGGCTACCGATGCTGATGGCTACTTCCACGTGCAAGGAGAGGATGCCAAACAATCCATAAAAATCTCTCATGTCGGATTTAAAATCCATAGCGCCCCGGCAGCTCAAATTGTGCACAACTTTTTGCTAGAATCCTCTCGATAGAAATGGAGCATGTCTTTTCGCCAGATCACAGTGTCTGGCTTAGATACCTACACTTCGCTTTAAAACATAAACCCTAATGGCTCATTGGCTTTTAAATGCCGGCCGCGTTGCTGCACTTGCTGTGCTGCTGTGGACCAGTGGTTGCACGCCTGCACGAGAAATTTCGGTATATCCCGACAGCGCCGGGTACACGGTGAACAATCAGGATCCATGCAAGACATTATGAAAACCAGGAAGCAACTTTACAGGTAGGAATTGTCAGTTTCCTGGCTGTCGGGTTTGCTACCCTCCGCCTTGCGCATGAAAGACATAAACCCGTACGATATGTGTTGATTCACCAGGGATAGGTGCGTTCACGATCCCCTTAAATCATTAGATTTGCCTCATCTTTCCTTTCACCTGCCTGCAACCGCTCCATGCCTGACAACGCCTCCCCGAAATTTGCAACAGCCCGTGTTGGTGCATCTGGAATCATAACCGATCTTGAAGTCCGGGCCCATCAATTTAAATGTGATGAGACAGAGGCCTATGGCGGACAAGACCAACACCCTGATCCCTACGACTACATCCTGTCTGGTTTGGCAGCCTGTGTAGCCATTACCTTGCGCCAGTATGCTGACCGGCACAACCTTGCCCTGGCCGGCGCAGAAGTGCAGTGCAGCTATAACAAGATCAACAACGCAACAGGACACAAGAAAGACAAGATCACCAAGTCCATCAAACTCATAGGCAACCTCAGTCCGCATGACCAGGCCCGTTTGATGCGTGCAGCCCAATGTCCTGCGCACAGGATGTTGGACCGTGGCATTGAAATCGAAACCATCG encodes the following:
- a CDS encoding TlpA disulfide reductase family protein, whose translation is MRYLCLLVLLVGCAPKPDVAPEEKPGAISLIFGAHPDFRQNLPEGIAQYVDDHRIKRSLRPNQTGDTLTIFTNREVLELTHTYPYQDDEDGPVTYSLLHFIVQQGDTVRFTYDRFKPHAEVLNRAVLPYDLNYNLASWEEMYERKVPVRLYMFEFAFDPNWTKEEEEANFLNHVTSVTQQDLDETMRENIFLDSLFNASLISEEAFTYHKTINYFRLMDRDMKRERVDRYVNQPAAEAVGEMDGIQSADYIPQLSIEALAFMGSMKYALSDYMAYRFQIPTVTETYDGSGLRYPDYPIKFDSTLAAEWLSQEVKESLLMDDLKGIMEQYPVAYRFRYLSKFKEFVSDTTMVNHITSEYAMDAGEEEEIILEDRDGSTQTFSEVLAMHAGKVVYVDWWAAWCGPCIQAMPELHALEDSFSGKEAVVLYVSIDEKHDYWQAAADTLLPDAVTTSYRVSNKFVSKQFEMYNIQYVPRYFLIDREGKVIKDYAPGPADASLMEMVAALLVTEL
- a CDS encoding OsmC family protein yields the protein MPDNASPKFATARVGASGIITDLEVRAHQFKCDETEAYGGQDQHPDPYDYILSGLAACVAITLRQYADRHNLALAGAEVQCSYNKINNATGHKKDKITKSIKLIGNLSPHDQARLMRAAQCPAHRMLDRGIEIETIES